Proteins from one Alphaproteobacteria bacterium genomic window:
- the cysN gene encoding sulfate adenylyltransferase subunit CysN, with the protein MVTQPLAAQAAADLLAPAEMTLLRFITCGSVDDGKSTLIGRLLYDSKLILEDQMESLVDDSRKVGTQGDDIDFALLVDGLAAEREQGITIDVAYRYFNTEKRKFIVADTPGHEQYTRNMATGASTAELAVILIDARKGILTQTRRHSYIVSLLKVPNIILAVNKMDLVEYSQSVFDRIAADYKAFAHSIGLDNIACIPISALKGDNVMEPSAAMPWYRGPSLLTCLESVEVAGEDLEKPFSFPVQWVNRPNLDFRGFSGTIAGGVIAVGDEIVALPSARTSRVARIVTYDGDLDRAEAGQAVTLVLEDEIDISRGDVLAAPQRRPEVTDQFMAHVLWMADEPMLPSRPYLLKTANRTVSASVTALKHKVNVNTLAEEAGRTLDINEVGVCNLSLDAPIAFDSFAANQLLGSFVLIDRMTNGTVAMGMIDHGLRRAENIHWQAQIIDKNARSRLKHQKPAVLWFTGLSGSGKSTIANLVEQRLYLRNNHTVILDGDNVRHGLNRDLGFTDTDRVENIRRIGETSKLMAEAGLISIVSFISPFRAERQMVRALLEPGEFVEVFVDASLELCASRDPKGLYKKAMAGEIKNFTGFDSPYEAPEDPEITIDSANVSAEQAADRIMEYLGANGYLSEV; encoded by the coding sequence ATGGTGACGCAACCCCTTGCGGCACAGGCCGCTGCAGACCTTTTGGCGCCGGCGGAAATGACCCTGCTGCGCTTCATCACCTGCGGCAGCGTCGATGACGGCAAGAGCACGCTGATCGGGCGGCTGCTGTACGATTCGAAGCTGATCCTCGAAGACCAGATGGAAAGCCTGGTCGACGACAGCAGGAAAGTCGGCACCCAGGGGGACGACATCGATTTCGCGCTGCTGGTGGACGGGCTGGCGGCGGAGCGCGAACAGGGCATCACGATCGACGTCGCCTATCGCTATTTCAATACCGAAAAGCGCAAATTCATCGTCGCCGACACACCGGGACATGAACAGTATACGCGCAACATGGCTACGGGCGCCTCAACGGCGGAACTGGCGGTCATCCTGATCGATGCGCGCAAGGGAATTCTGACGCAGACCCGGCGGCACAGCTATATCGTGTCCCTGCTGAAGGTGCCGAACATCATCCTCGCCGTAAACAAGATGGACCTGGTGGAGTACAGCCAGTCGGTATTCGACAGGATTGCTGCGGATTACAAGGCGTTCGCCCATAGCATCGGGCTGGACAATATCGCCTGCATTCCGATCTCCGCCCTGAAGGGCGACAATGTCATGGAGCCCAGCGCGGCCATGCCGTGGTATCGCGGCCCCAGCCTGCTGACGTGTCTTGAATCAGTGGAAGTCGCGGGCGAGGATCTGGAAAAGCCGTTTTCGTTTCCCGTGCAGTGGGTCAACCGCCCGAATCTCGATTTCCGCGGCTTTTCCGGCACCATCGCTGGCGGGGTGATCGCGGTGGGGGACGAGATCGTCGCCCTGCCGTCCGCGCGGACCAGCCGGGTTGCGCGGATCGTGACCTATGACGGCGATCTGGATCGCGCCGAGGCGGGGCAGGCGGTGACGCTCGTTCTGGAAGATGAAATCGATATCTCGCGGGGCGACGTGCTCGCCGCGCCGCAGCGCCGGCCGGAGGTGACCGACCAGTTCATGGCCCATGTTCTGTGGATGGCGGACGAACCGATGCTGCCGAGCCGCCCCTATCTGCTGAAGACCGCCAACCGGACGGTTTCCGCATCGGTCACCGCGCTGAAGCACAAGGTCAATGTGAATACGCTGGCGGAGGAAGCCGGCCGCACGCTGGACATCAACGAAGTGGGGGTCTGCAACCTGTCGCTCGACGCGCCGATTGCATTCGACAGCTTCGCCGCAAATCAGTTGCTGGGGTCGTTCGTGCTGATCGACCGGATGACCAACGGCACGGTGGCCATGGGGATGATCGACCACGGGCTGCGCCGGGCGGAGAATATCCACTGGCAGGCCCAGATTATCGACAAGAATGCGCGATCCCGCCTCAAGCACCAGAAGCCCGCCGTGTTGTGGTTCACGGGTCTGTCCGGTTCCGGCAAATCGACCATCGCAAACCTGGTCGAGCAGCGTCTCTACCTGCGGAACAACCATACGGTCATTCTGGACGGTGACAATGTCCGCCACGGGCTGAACCGGGACCTGGGTTTCACCGATACGGACCGGGTGGAGAACATCCGCCGGATCGGAGAAACCTCCAAGCTGATGGCCGAAGCGGGGCTGATATCCATCGTTTCGTTCATCTCGCCCTTCCGGGCGGAGCGGCAGATGGTCCGCGCCTTGCTGGAACCGGGTGAATTCGTCGAGGTGTTCGTCGACGCCTCGCTGGAACTTTGCGCCAGCCGCGACCCGAAGGGGCTGTACAAGAAGGCGATGGCGGGGGAGATCAAGAATTTCACCGGTTTCGATTCGCCTTACGAAGCGCCGGAAGACCCCGAAATCACTATCGACAGCGCGAATGTCTCTGCAGAGCAGGCGGCCGACCGGATCATGGAATACCTGGGCGCGAACGGTTATCTTTCAGAGGTATAG
- the topA gene encoding type I DNA topoisomerase, with translation MNVVVVESPSKAKTINRYLGSDFRVLASYGHVRDLPPKDGSVLPDEDFAMAWQIDSKSAKHLDDIARALKGADRLYLATDPDREGEAISWHVKELLADRKALDGVDVKRVVFHEITKEAVLAAMANPRELNHELIDAYLARRALDYLVGFTLSPVLWRKLPGSRSAGRVQSVALRLICERESEIEAFRADEFWTVGAVLKSAAGSDFTARLTHLDGQRLGKLDIGNEEAAKRAVAAVEARQYSIASIENKTVRRNPSPPFTTSTLQQEASRKLGFGTSRTMQLAQRLYEGIEINGETTGLITYMRTDSVTLSGEAIGASRKLIAQDYGDAYVPAKPRVYTTKAKNAQEAHEAIRPTDMFRRPAQMARLLDEQQLKLYELIWKRTVASSMESAVLDQMTVDITSADKAVTLRANGSVVKFDGFYTLYRESQDDADTGDENDRRLPPLKEGEATALGTVTPEQHFTQPPPRFTEASLVKKMEELGIGRPSTYASILKVLQDRNYVRLDKRRFEPEDRGRLVTAFLSNFFQRYVEYDFTADLEEQLDDVSGGRIDWKKVLRDFWESFSKATEDTRDLSITQVLDALDEDLGAHFFPADERGDDTKARMCPACNAGRLNLKLGKFGAFIGCSNYPECKYTRRFGENGEGDDELAKGPVVLGQDPETGLDVSMRKGPYGIYVQIGEQAEKEKGKKAPPKPKRASLTKDMPPDSVTLDVALKLLSLPRDVGPDPETGEMITAGLGRFGPYLKQGSKYASLKGDDDVLTIGLNRAVVVMAEAKSRSGGRELGEYDGKPVTVRKGRFGPYVKCGKINATIPGDAEMDSVTLEQAIALIEARAAKAPAKAKKTPAKKPAKAKGAKNPAAKKAKPKAKSTRTAAKKPATKKTKTAEEATAE, from the coding sequence ATGAATGTCGTTGTCGTTGAGTCGCCGTCCAAGGCGAAAACCATCAACAGGTATCTTGGGTCGGATTTCCGGGTGCTGGCCAGCTATGGCCATGTTCGGGACCTGCCGCCTAAGGATGGTTCGGTTTTGCCGGATGAGGATTTCGCCATGGCATGGCAGATCGACTCCAAATCGGCAAAACATCTCGACGATATCGCCAGGGCGCTGAAGGGCGCCGACCGTCTGTATCTCGCGACCGATCCGGACCGCGAGGGCGAGGCCATCTCCTGGCATGTCAAGGAACTGCTGGCGGATCGCAAGGCACTGGATGGAGTCGATGTAAAACGCGTCGTTTTCCACGAGATCACCAAGGAGGCCGTGCTTGCCGCGATGGCCAATCCGCGGGAGCTGAACCATGAACTGATCGACGCCTATCTGGCGCGGCGCGCGCTGGACTATCTGGTCGGCTTCACCCTGTCACCGGTGCTGTGGCGTAAGCTGCCGGGCTCCCGTTCCGCGGGGCGGGTCCAGTCTGTCGCGCTGCGGTTGATCTGCGAACGTGAAAGCGAGATCGAGGCGTTCCGCGCAGACGAATTCTGGACCGTCGGTGCAGTGCTGAAATCGGCAGCGGGCAGCGACTTCACGGCCCGTCTTACCCACCTTGACGGCCAGCGTCTCGGCAAGCTCGATATCGGCAATGAAGAGGCGGCGAAACGTGCCGTGGCAGCCGTTGAGGCCCGGCAATACAGTATCGCCAGCATCGAGAACAAGACCGTCCGGCGCAATCCTTCGCCGCCGTTCACCACCTCGACACTGCAGCAGGAAGCCAGCCGCAAGCTGGGGTTCGGCACCAGCCGGACGATGCAACTTGCGCAGCGCCTGTATGAAGGTATCGAAATCAACGGCGAAACGACCGGCCTGATCACCTATATGCGGACCGACAGCGTAACGCTGAGCGGCGAGGCCATCGGCGCGTCACGCAAGCTGATCGCGCAGGATTATGGCGACGCCTATGTCCCGGCGAAACCGCGGGTCTACACGACCAAGGCGAAGAACGCCCAGGAAGCGCATGAGGCAATCCGACCGACCGACATGTTCCGCCGCCCGGCTCAGATGGCCCGGCTACTCGACGAACAGCAGTTGAAGCTCTACGAGTTGATCTGGAAGCGCACCGTGGCCAGCAGCATGGAAAGCGCGGTTCTCGACCAGATGACGGTCGATATCACCTCGGCGGACAAGGCCGTCACCCTGCGGGCCAATGGCAGCGTGGTGAAATTCGATGGGTTTTACACCCTGTACCGCGAAAGCCAGGACGACGCGGATACCGGCGACGAGAACGATCGCCGCCTGCCGCCGCTGAAGGAAGGCGAGGCAACGGCGCTCGGTACGGTCACGCCGGAACAGCATTTCACCCAGCCGCCGCCCCGCTTCACCGAGGCCAGCCTGGTGAAAAAGATGGAGGAGCTTGGCATCGGCCGGCCGTCTACCTACGCATCCATTCTGAAGGTGCTGCAGGACCGCAACTATGTCCGGCTCGACAAGCGCCGCTTCGAACCGGAAGACCGGGGCCGCCTGGTGACAGCATTCCTGTCCAATTTCTTCCAGCGCTATGTCGAATACGACTTTACCGCCGACTTGGAAGAACAACTCGATGATGTGTCCGGCGGCCGGATCGACTGGAAAAAAGTGCTGCGGGATTTCTGGGAATCGTTTTCCAAGGCGACGGAAGATACCAGGGACCTCTCGATAACCCAGGTGCTCGACGCGCTGGACGAGGATCTGGGCGCGCATTTCTTTCCGGCGGATGAGAGAGGCGACGACACAAAGGCAAGGATGTGCCCGGCCTGCAATGCCGGGCGTCTCAACCTGAAACTGGGCAAGTTCGGCGCCTTCATCGGCTGCTCGAATTATCCCGAATGCAAGTATACACGCCGGTTCGGCGAAAACGGCGAAGGCGACGACGAACTGGCCAAGGGCCCCGTTGTCCTGGGCCAGGATCCGGAAACCGGCCTCGATGTATCGATGCGGAAAGGTCCCTACGGCATCTATGTCCAGATCGGCGAGCAGGCCGAAAAGGAGAAGGGAAAGAAAGCACCTCCGAAACCGAAGCGCGCATCGCTGACCAAGGATATGCCGCCCGATTCCGTCACCCTCGACGTCGCGCTCAAGCTGCTTTCGCTACCCCGCGACGTGGGGCCGGATCCGGAAACCGGCGAAATGATTACCGCAGGCTTGGGACGGTTCGGCCCGTACCTGAAACAGGGCTCGAAATACGCTTCCCTAAAGGGCGATGACGACGTTCTGACGATCGGCCTCAACCGGGCGGTCGTCGTCATGGCGGAAGCAAAATCGCGCAGCGGCGGACGCGAACTGGGCGAATATGACGGCAAACCCGTGACAGTGCGCAAAGGACGCTTCGGGCCCTATGTGAAGTGCGGCAAGATCAACGCGACCATCCCCGGCGATGCGGAAATGGATTCGGTGACGCTGGAGCAGGCTATTGCGCTGATCGAGGCGCGCGCGGCGAAAGCCCCGGCCAAGGCCAAGAAGACGCCCGCAAAGAAACCGGCCAAAGCCAAGGGGGCGAAAAACCCTGCGGCCAAGAAGGCGAAGCCAAAGGCCAAATCAACCAGGACGGCCGCAAAGAAACCCGCAACGAAAAAGACCAAGACGGCTGAGGAAGCGACGGCCGAATAG
- the rnr gene encoding ribonuclease R: MTAKTPVPTKRQILDFISESPTPVGKREIARAFGMRGSDRIALKSVLKELQDEGLLDRGRKRRVRPAGALPPVLIIDVVGIDSDGEVLCRPARWDEDTPPPTIYLRPGRRRTPAPGKGDRVLANVERTGKNTYTAEAIRVLGAGPKIILGIYEQRDHDGVIRPTTRGRASAYTVAPEDRNGAENGEVVVIELLTRGRGATRARVVERIGPIGDPRTYSLIAISSREIPTEFSPESLAQAAAAGPIGLKGRTDLRDIPLVTIDGADARDYDDAVWAAPDEDGKGGWQIIVAIADVAAYVKPGEALDRDAYERGTSVYFPDRVVPMLPEEISNGWCSLLPDEDRPCLAVRMTVDKEGNLRKHVFMRGMMRSAARLTYDQVQKARDGYPDEMTAPLMETVIEPLYGAYKALTQAREKRGTLDLDLPELAITIGDDGHVAHISPSARYDSHRLIEEFMIAANVAAAESLESRGAPVMYRAHETPSLEKLEALRQALAALDYKLVKGAVRPSHFSGILQRAASDGNSRLVNDLILRSQSKAVYSPDNPGHFGLALQRYCHFTSPIRRYPDLLVHRALIAAHRLGEDGLPEGDGERFEEMGERLSIAERRAEAAEREARERYVTAFLADRVGATFPGRISGVTRFGLFVTLDDIGADGLVPISTLPWDYYDHDDKLNRLVGRDSGRTFSLGDAVTVALREANTDTGGLVFELETDGKGATGNRSGKKRPGFRSGKPGPKKKPGRKRR, from the coding sequence GTGACTGCAAAAACGCCGGTACCGACAAAGCGGCAGATACTCGATTTTATCAGCGAAAGCCCTACGCCCGTCGGCAAGCGCGAAATTGCGCGCGCCTTCGGCATGCGCGGCAGCGACCGCATTGCGCTGAAATCGGTCCTCAAGGAATTGCAGGATGAAGGCCTGCTGGACCGCGGGCGCAAGCGCCGGGTCCGGCCGGCCGGCGCCCTTCCCCCCGTCCTGATCATCGACGTCGTCGGGATCGATTCCGATGGCGAGGTGCTGTGCCGCCCGGCGCGCTGGGACGAGGATACGCCGCCGCCGACAATCTATCTTCGCCCGGGCCGCCGCCGCACGCCCGCGCCCGGCAAGGGCGACCGCGTCCTGGCCAACGTCGAGCGTACGGGCAAAAATACCTATACCGCCGAGGCGATCCGTGTTCTGGGCGCCGGGCCAAAAATCATACTGGGCATTTACGAGCAGCGTGACCATGACGGCGTGATCCGGCCGACGACGCGCGGCCGCGCCAGCGCATACACGGTCGCCCCGGAAGACCGCAACGGCGCGGAAAACGGCGAGGTCGTCGTCATAGAACTGCTGACCAGAGGTCGCGGCGCCACCCGTGCCCGGGTCGTGGAGCGTATCGGCCCGATCGGCGATCCGCGCACCTACAGCCTGATCGCCATCAGCAGCCGTGAAATACCGACTGAGTTCAGCCCCGAGTCGCTGGCGCAGGCCGCCGCCGCCGGCCCCATCGGGCTTAAGGGCCGCACTGATTTGCGTGATATCCCGCTGGTGACTATCGACGGCGCGGATGCGCGCGACTACGACGATGCGGTCTGGGCGGCGCCCGATGAGGACGGCAAGGGCGGCTGGCAGATCATCGTCGCCATCGCCGATGTCGCCGCCTATGTGAAACCGGGCGAGGCGCTGGACCGGGATGCCTATGAGCGCGGGACCTCGGTCTATTTCCCGGACCGGGTCGTGCCAATGCTGCCGGAGGAAATCTCCAACGGCTGGTGCTCCCTGCTGCCGGATGAAGACCGTCCCTGCCTTGCCGTTCGCATGACAGTGGACAAGGAGGGCAACCTTCGCAAGCATGTCTTCATGCGCGGGATGATGCGCTCGGCGGCGCGCCTGACCTATGATCAGGTCCAGAAGGCAAGGGACGGCTATCCGGACGAAATGACGGCCCCCCTGATGGAAACGGTCATCGAGCCACTCTACGGGGCCTATAAGGCGCTTACCCAGGCCCGCGAGAAGCGCGGCACGCTGGACCTGGACCTGCCCGAACTGGCCATTACCATAGGCGATGACGGGCATGTCGCGCATATTTCACCCAGCGCCCGATACGACAGCCACAGGCTGATCGAGGAATTCATGATCGCCGCCAATGTCGCCGCGGCGGAAAGTCTGGAATCGAGGGGCGCGCCGGTGATGTACCGGGCGCATGAAACCCCGTCGCTGGAAAAACTCGAGGCGCTGCGCCAGGCGCTGGCGGCGCTGGATTATAAACTCGTCAAGGGCGCGGTCCGGCCAAGTCACTTTTCCGGTATCCTGCAGCGCGCCGCCAGCGACGGTAATTCGAGGCTGGTCAATGACCTGATCCTGCGCAGCCAGTCCAAGGCCGTATACAGCCCCGATAATCCGGGACATTTCGGGCTGGCGCTGCAACGCTACTGTCATTTCACCTCGCCCATCCGCCGCTATCCCGATCTGCTGGTGCATCGCGCGCTGATTGCCGCGCACCGGCTGGGCGAGGATGGGCTGCCGGAAGGCGACGGCGAGCGCTTCGAGGAGATGGGCGAAAGACTGTCCATCGCCGAACGGCGAGCCGAAGCCGCCGAACGCGAAGCCCGCGAACGCTATGTCACCGCCTTTCTGGCGGACCGCGTCGGCGCAACCTTTCCCGGCCGCATCAGCGGCGTCACCCGCTTCGGCTTGTTCGTCACGCTAGACGATATAGGCGCCGACGGGCTGGTGCCGATCAGTACCCTGCCCTGGGACTATTATGACCATGACGACAAGTTGAACCGACTGGTCGGGCGGGATTCCGGCCGCACCTTCTCGCTGGGCGATGCCGTCACCGTCGCCCTGCGCGAGGCGAACACGGATACCGGCGGGCTGGTCTTCGAACTGGAAACGGACGGCAAAGGAGCGACCGGCAACCGGTCCGGCAAAAAACGGCCCGGCTTCCGCAGCGGCAAGCCCGGACCCAAAAAAAAGCCCGGTCGCAAACGCCGTTAA
- a CDS encoding phosphoadenylyl-sulfate reductase — translation MIEKINSYKDFLNGNGSGDPLRAAIEVEFTGRIVLVSSFGAEAAILLHRVARINPDLPVIFLDTGRVFGETLRYRDELTALLGLTDVRTVRPLPETEKREDRDGTLWMSRPDACCYFRKVEPLQRALKGADAWISGRKRHHGGARSMLPLREMADGRTKINAMADWNPAMIEAYRAKHGLPPHPLVADGFASIGCLPCTTRVAPQGAPRSGRWAGSARTECGIHLPLRESHISVVTVPEPYG, via the coding sequence ATGATCGAAAAAATAAATAGTTATAAAGACTTCCTAAATGGGAATGGAAGCGGGGATCCGCTACGGGCTGCCATCGAAGTCGAGTTCACCGGCCGAATCGTCCTCGTGTCATCGTTCGGCGCGGAAGCCGCTATCCTCCTGCACCGGGTCGCGCGCATCAATCCGGACCTGCCGGTTATTTTCCTCGATACCGGCAGGGTTTTTGGCGAAACCCTGCGTTACCGGGACGAGTTGACGGCGCTGCTCGGGCTGACGGATGTCCGCACAGTCCGGCCATTACCGGAAACGGAAAAGCGGGAAGACAGGGATGGTACGCTGTGGATGTCCCGCCCGGATGCCTGCTGCTATTTCCGGAAGGTCGAGCCGTTGCAGCGGGCGCTGAAGGGCGCCGATGCCTGGATTTCCGGTCGGAAGCGTCACCACGGCGGCGCGCGCTCAATGCTGCCGCTGCGCGAGATGGCGGATGGCCGGACCAAGATAAACGCCATGGCTGACTGGAATCCGGCAATGATAGAGGCCTACCGTGCGAAGCATGGCCTGCCGCCGCATCCGCTGGTCGCAGACGGGTTTGCGTCCATAGGGTGCCTGCCCTGCACGACGCGTGTGGCGCCACAGGGCGCCCCCCGATCCGGTCGCTGGGCAGGCAGCGCGAGAACGGAATGCGGCATTCACCTGCCCCTGCGAGAATCGCATATATCTGTTGTGACAGTCCCTGAGCCGTATGGATGA
- the dprA gene encoding DNA-processing protein DprA, protein MNNTVALAQQDRIDRLRLIRSENIGPVTYRQLIARFETATRALDALPDLARRGGRKRSLRIAPASDAEREMEAIAALGGRHIFLGTPEYPLPLANIPDAPPTLTLLGRSEILAKTTIGIVGARNASTNGRRFAQGLARKLAEAGIVIASGLARGIDAAAHDGALAGDTIAILAGGADIVYPAENRSLYEAIRDNGAIVSEMPPGTEPMARHFPSRNRIISGLSTGVVVVEAALRSGSLITARLAGEQGRDVFAVPGFPLDPRAKGTNDLIRNGAILLESAEDILETLQRSAGSTLREPPASEYQRAVRADGCRDDNPDERQAIIDCLGHAPVAVDAVVRDSRQRPATVWTILLELEIAGRLERLPGNRVALIEP, encoded by the coding sequence ATGAACAATACCGTCGCCCTCGCGCAACAGGACCGGATCGATCGGTTGCGGCTGATCCGGTCGGAAAATATCGGTCCGGTCACCTATCGGCAACTGATTGCCCGCTTTGAAACGGCGACGCGGGCCCTGGACGCACTGCCGGACCTGGCCCGCCGCGGCGGCCGCAAACGGTCCCTGAGAATTGCACCCGCATCGGACGCCGAACGTGAAATGGAGGCTATCGCGGCACTGGGCGGTCGGCACATTTTTCTCGGCACGCCGGAATACCCCCTTCCCCTGGCGAATATTCCGGACGCCCCGCCGACGCTCACCCTGCTGGGACGAAGCGAAATTCTGGCAAAAACCACGATCGGGATTGTCGGCGCCCGCAACGCCTCCACCAATGGCCGCCGGTTTGCCCAGGGACTGGCCCGGAAACTCGCGGAAGCCGGCATCGTCATTGCCTCGGGCCTGGCGCGCGGGATCGATGCGGCGGCGCATGACGGCGCCCTGGCCGGCGACACCATTGCGATCCTCGCCGGCGGCGCGGATATCGTTTACCCGGCGGAGAACCGCTCCCTGTATGAAGCCATACGGGATAACGGCGCGATCGTGTCGGAAATGCCGCCGGGCACCGAACCCATGGCGCGCCATTTTCCGAGCCGTAACCGGATCATTTCCGGGCTCTCCACGGGCGTTGTCGTTGTCGAGGCCGCACTGCGGTCCGGCTCGCTGATCACCGCACGGCTGGCGGGCGAACAGGGGCGCGACGTATTCGCGGTTCCCGGCTTTCCGCTGGATCCTCGCGCGAAGGGTACCAACGACCTGATCCGCAATGGCGCGATTCTGCTGGAAAGCGCCGAGGATATCCTGGAGACCCTGCAACGGTCGGCCGGCTCGACACTCCGCGAACCGCCGGCCTCCGAATACCAGCGCGCGGTCCGGGCGGACGGATGCCGCGACGATAACCCGGACGAGCGACAGGCAATTATCGACTGCCTCGGTCATGCTCCGGTCGCCGTCGATGCGGTCGTGCGGGACAGCCGCCAGCGACCCGCTACCGTTTGGACAATCCTGCTGGAACTGGAGATCGCCGGCCGTCTGGAACGCCTGCCCGGCAACCGTGTCGCGCTCATCGAACCTTGA
- a CDS encoding S41 family peptidase, with protein MLSAVLEDVWETYIEEQAISELAIAGLHKIRLLEPAASIERQDGGVRLLINGTTVATAPEGAVNDYTAWGATIERLIEDGKGASQRLQAASREDLYKILIDGQLSGLDRYSRYAGTEIARRQREEREGFGGIGISIATDAEGARIQHVTKDMPAARSGIVEGDIILQADGISLRGMPLGNIVRLLRGPVDTAIVLTLRRAGLASPFDVPLSRQRVIPLTVFYERQGRIAFLRMTGFNQDTTRELGEAVLQAQREIGAAIAGIVIDLRGNPGGLLDQAVDAADLFLVQGRISTTRGRHPDSHQIFDATPAMVGQGTPLVILIDGASASASEIFAAALQDLGRAVLIGSRSYGKGTVQTVLRLPNDGDLILTWARLLTPSGYVLNRLGVMPTLCTSHADSAASVLRRALDDGEALRHIRMRRNADGGDPENLKAIEALCPWQPRDGIDIDIEVARKILETPGLYQRALQITALPARS; from the coding sequence ATGTTATCCGCCGTTCTGGAGGATGTCTGGGAGACCTATATCGAGGAACAGGCGATCAGCGAACTGGCGATCGCCGGGCTGCATAAGATCCGGCTGCTGGAGCCGGCCGCCAGTATCGAGCGGCAGGATGGCGGCGTCCGGTTGCTGATCAATGGCACGACCGTTGCCACGGCGCCGGAAGGCGCGGTCAATGATTACACCGCCTGGGGCGCGACAATCGAACGGCTGATCGAGGACGGCAAGGGCGCGTCGCAACGGTTGCAGGCGGCAAGCCGGGAAGACCTGTACAAGATACTGATTGATGGCCAGCTTTCCGGCCTCGACCGGTATTCGCGCTATGCCGGAACGGAGATCGCCCGGCGACAGCGGGAAGAACGCGAGGGATTCGGCGGCATCGGAATCTCCATCGCCACCGATGCCGAAGGCGCACGTATCCAGCACGTTACCAAAGATATGCCTGCCGCCCGCAGCGGGATCGTCGAAGGCGACATTATCCTGCAAGCCGATGGCATTTCCTTGCGTGGCATGCCGCTGGGGAATATCGTACGGCTGCTCCGCGGACCGGTCGATACGGCGATTGTCCTGACCCTGCGCCGGGCCGGGCTTGCCAGCCCGTTCGACGTACCCCTGTCGCGCCAGCGTGTCATCCCCCTGACGGTATTCTACGAACGCCAGGGGCGAATTGCCTTCCTGCGCATGACCGGATTCAACCAGGACACGACGCGGGAGTTGGGCGAAGCGGTTCTTCAGGCGCAGAGGGAGATCGGCGCCGCGATAGCGGGTATTGTCATCGACCTGCGCGGCAATCCGGGCGGGCTGCTGGACCAGGCCGTGGACGCAGCGGATCTTTTCCTGGTCCAGGGCCGGATCAGCACCACCAGGGGCCGACATCCGGACAGCCACCAGATTTTCGACGCGACGCCCGCGATGGTCGGTCAAGGTACGCCCCTGGTCATTCTGATAGACGGCGCGTCCGCCTCCGCTTCCGAAATATTCGCCGCCGCCTTGCAGGATTTGGGCCGCGCGGTCCTGATCGGCAGCCGCAGCTACGGCAAGGGCACTGTCCAGACAGTGCTCCGGCTTCCCAATGACGGCGACCTCATACTGACGTGGGCCCGATTGCTGACTCCTTCCGGATATGTCCTGAACAGGCTCGGCGTGATGCCGACATTGTGCACCAGCCATGCCGACAGTGCTGCCAGTGTCCTGCGACGCGCGCTGGACGATGGCGAGGCGCTGCGCCATATCCGGATGCGCCGCAACGCGGACGGCGGCGATCCGGAGAACCTGAAAGCCATTGAAGCCCTTTGCCCCTGGCAGCCGCGTGACGGCATTGATATCGATATAGAAGTCGCCAGGAAGATCCTTGAAACCCCCGGCCTGTACCAGCGGGCCCTTCAGATAACCGCCTTGCCCGCCAGGAGTTGA
- the cysD gene encoding sulfate adenylyltransferase subunit CysD: MSLSHLKNLEAESIHIMREVAAECENPVMLYSVGKDSAVMLRLAMKAFYPSKPPFPLMHVDTTWKFREMIEFRDRMVAEFGLELIVHINQDGIRQGVGPFTHGSAVHTDVMKTQGLKQALEKFGFDAAFGGARRDEEKSRSKERIFSFRSKNHRWDPKSQRPEMWSLYNCRIHKGESIRVFPLSNWTELDIWQYIHEENIPIVPLYFAKERPVVERDGALIMVDDDRMPLAPGEMPQMKKVRFRTLGCYPLTGAIESDAETLPDIINEMLVSRTSERQGRVIDRDGAASMEKKKQEGYF; encoded by the coding sequence ATGTCCCTGTCCCATCTGAAAAATCTGGAGGCGGAAAGCATCCACATCATGCGAGAGGTTGCTGCCGAATGCGAAAACCCGGTCATGCTGTATTCGGTCGGCAAGGATAGCGCCGTCATGCTGCGGCTGGCGATGAAGGCATTCTATCCGTCTAAGCCGCCATTTCCGCTGATGCATGTGGATACCACCTGGAAGTTCCGGGAGATGATCGAGTTCCGCGACCGAATGGTCGCGGAATTTGGCCTGGAGCTGATCGTCCATATCAACCAGGACGGGATACGACAGGGTGTCGGTCCGTTCACTCACGGTTCCGCAGTCCATACCGATGTGATGAAAACGCAGGGCCTGAAGCAGGCGCTGGAAAAATTCGGGTTCGACGCGGCTTTCGGCGGTGCGCGGCGTGACGAGGAAAAGAGCCGGTCCAAGGAACGGATATTTTCATTCCGCAGCAAAAACCACCGCTGGGATCCGAAAAGCCAGCGGCCGGAGATGTGGTCATTGTACAATTGCCGGATACATAAAGGCGAGAGCATCCGCGTGTTTCCGCTGTCCAACTGGACGGAACTCGATATCTGGCAATATATCCACGAGGAGAACATCCCGATCGTGCCGTTGTATTTTGCGAAGGAGCGCCCGGTCGTGGAACGCGACGGCGCGCTGATCATGGTCGATGACGACCGCATGCCGCTGGCGCCCGGCGAGATGCCGCAGATGAAGAAGGTGCGGTTCCGTACGCTGGGCTGCTATCCGCTGACGGGCGCCATCGAATCGGACGCGGAAACGCTGCCCGATATCATCAATGAAATGCTGGTGTCGCGCACCTCAGAACGCCAGGGACGGGTCATAGACAGGGATGGCGCGGCCTCCATGGAAAAGAAAAAACAGGAAGGGTATTTCTGA